A part of Paenibacillus sp. IHBB 10380 genomic DNA contains:
- a CDS encoding transporter substrate-binding domain-containing protein, with translation MKNLSMLSAVLLLVVLVTGCGSNNNNATSDAPKAEGTTGSAEEVKKIIVGTGTEFPDVCFIDTNGNLTGFDVELVKEIDKLLPEYEFELKTMDFDSLLLSLETNKIDFIAHQMEKNPEREQKFLFNKEPYSIFLSKVAVAKNDNTIQSIADLKGKKVLIGPTSNQAYFLKQYNTENNDAINIVYTSGEANDLVAQIEGKRVDATLTTDFALKSHYPGADGKPALKTVGDPLIQSNVLFVLRKDGQELSDKLDEAIKTLKENGELAKLSIQWLGEDLTKTLDEEKSK, from the coding sequence ATGAAAAATTTAAGCATGCTAAGTGCAGTACTATTACTCGTTGTGTTGGTAACAGGCTGTGGTTCGAACAATAATAATGCTACTTCGGATGCTCCTAAGGCAGAAGGAACAACGGGAAGTGCAGAAGAAGTGAAGAAAATTATTGTAGGAACAGGTACGGAGTTCCCTGATGTATGTTTCATAGATACGAATGGTAATTTGACAGGTTTTGACGTGGAGCTAGTGAAAGAAATTGACAAACTATTGCCTGAATATGAATTTGAACTTAAAACGATGGATTTTGACAGCTTACTACTCAGCCTAGAGACGAATAAGATTGATTTCATTGCGCACCAAATGGAGAAAAACCCTGAACGTGAGCAGAAATTTTTGTTCAACAAAGAGCCATATAGCATCTTTTTATCAAAAGTAGCCGTAGCTAAGAATGATAATACAATTCAATCGATTGCTGATTTAAAAGGTAAAAAGGTACTCATAGGACCGACTAGTAACCAAGCCTATTTCCTAAAGCAGTACAACACAGAAAATAATGATGCGATTAACATTGTGTATACGAGTGGCGAGGCCAATGATCTAGTAGCCCAGATTGAAGGTAAGCGAGTAGACGCTACACTAACGACTGATTTTGCGCTTAAATCCCACTATCCTGGTGCGGATGGTAAGCCTGCTTTGAAAACCGTAGGAGACCCGCTGATTCAATCCAATGTATTGTTCGTATTACGTAAGGATGGTCAGGAATTGTCCGACAAGCTAGACGAAGCAATCAAGACACTGAAGGAGAATGGCGAGCTGGCTAAATTAAGTATTCAGTGGTTAGGGGAAGATTTAACGAAGACGTTGGATGAAGAAAAATCGAAATAA
- a CDS encoding glutaredoxin family protein, protein MSTNPKIVVWSKPGCHYCAEVKSYLEANHYSYENIDVGGNDILRDVLEVKYGIRHVPVVEIGREGKFEGVVEVGLKHLQAALERLQGTVV, encoded by the coding sequence ATGTCAACTAACCCTAAGATCGTGGTATGGAGCAAGCCGGGCTGTCATTATTGTGCTGAAGTGAAATCTTACTTGGAAGCTAACCATTATAGCTATGAGAATATTGATGTAGGCGGGAATGATATTCTACGCGACGTACTAGAGGTTAAATACGGGATTCGCCATGTTCCGGTCGTTGAGATCGGTAGAGAAGGTAAGTTCGAAGGGGTTGTGGAAGTAGGATTAAAACATCTGCAAGCTGCGCTAGAGCGATTACAAGGAACGGTTGTATGA
- a CDS encoding ABC transporter ATP-binding protein, producing the protein MTQLLDIQHLSVDFNTEKGLLRAITDVSLTIQAGETVCLVGESGSGKTITSKAVMRLIDYENGIISEGNIKLKGVDVVSLSQKELRSLRGKKMAMIFQEPMSAFDPVFTIGSQIVEVIITHQQGGRNKAWNHAVHLLQRVGIPEPEIRMKQYPNELSGGMLQRAMIAMALACGPELLIADEPTTALDVTIQAQILQLLQELKTEFNMSILLITHDMGIAAEMADRIIVMYAGQVVEQASVYQLFEQPHHPYTEGLLQSITTMESDRTNAMYSIEGSIPSLSDLPTGCRFHPRCPYATDRCAMDSPPLLEVNGRWSACWYAEEWVQSDEWRHETSNSQRVTVIEQRIFPELHQVTDKGHLFEIEGLSKFYPIHKGIFTRNKTVIRAVDNVSVHLRKGETFGLVGESGSGKSTLGRVILQLEQATSGKVLYEGRDLGSLNTQQLREARKDMQMIFQDPYGSVDPRWNVGDIIGEPLAVHENLSAKEKRLRVEELLNTVGLDRSWIHRYPHEFSGGQRQRIGIARAIALHPKFILADEAVSALDVSVQSQIVNLMQDLQRRLDLTYLFIAHGLNIVRHISDRIGVMYLGKLVEIAPSEELFLHPAHHYTKALITSIPIPDPTRKREAIAIQGEIPSPANPPSGCHFHTRCPAATARCREEQPVLKQVGKDHFTACHFPAF; encoded by the coding sequence TTGACACAACTGCTGGATATTCAACATTTATCCGTAGATTTCAACACGGAGAAGGGGTTACTTAGAGCAATCACGGATGTATCTCTAACCATTCAAGCAGGTGAGACCGTCTGCCTTGTAGGGGAATCGGGAAGTGGCAAGACCATTACCTCTAAAGCTGTTATGAGATTGATAGACTACGAGAATGGCATCATTTCAGAAGGAAATATTAAGCTGAAAGGTGTTGATGTAGTTTCGCTATCGCAGAAAGAACTTCGTTCTCTTCGGGGTAAAAAAATGGCTATGATCTTTCAGGAGCCCATGTCTGCCTTTGACCCTGTATTTACAATAGGTAGTCAAATTGTAGAGGTGATCATCACTCACCAGCAAGGTGGGCGGAATAAGGCATGGAACCATGCTGTTCACTTATTGCAGAGAGTCGGAATACCTGAACCGGAGATCCGTATGAAGCAATATCCTAACGAGTTATCTGGAGGAATGCTGCAACGGGCGATGATTGCAATGGCTCTGGCATGTGGACCTGAACTTCTGATTGCGGATGAACCCACGACAGCGCTAGATGTGACCATTCAAGCGCAGATTCTACAGTTACTGCAAGAACTGAAGACGGAGTTTAACATGTCAATTCTGCTGATTACACATGATATGGGTATAGCGGCTGAGATGGCTGATCGTATTATTGTGATGTATGCAGGGCAAGTAGTGGAGCAGGCAAGTGTCTATCAATTGTTCGAGCAACCGCATCATCCGTATACAGAAGGTTTACTTCAATCGATAACGACGATGGAGAGCGATCGGACGAACGCCATGTATTCCATTGAGGGATCAATTCCTAGTCTTTCTGATTTGCCGACAGGTTGCCGGTTTCATCCACGCTGTCCATATGCAACAGATCGGTGTGCTATGGACAGCCCACCTTTGTTAGAGGTGAATGGTCGATGGTCAGCCTGCTGGTATGCTGAGGAATGGGTACAATCCGACGAATGGAGACATGAAACTTCTAATTCACAACGTGTAACTGTCATTGAGCAGAGAATCTTTCCTGAGCTACATCAAGTCACAGATAAGGGCCATTTGTTCGAAATCGAAGGATTGAGTAAATTTTATCCGATCCATAAGGGTATCTTCACACGGAATAAGACGGTGATTCGGGCTGTAGATAATGTGTCTGTTCATTTACGGAAGGGAGAGACTTTTGGACTTGTTGGTGAATCTGGTAGTGGTAAATCTACTTTAGGCCGTGTCATTCTACAGCTTGAGCAAGCGACATCGGGCAAAGTGTTATATGAAGGGCGTGATTTAGGATCGCTGAATACGCAGCAATTACGAGAAGCTCGCAAGGATATGCAGATGATATTTCAAGATCCATATGGTTCGGTCGATCCACGCTGGAATGTGGGTGATATTATTGGTGAGCCCTTAGCGGTACATGAAAATTTGAGTGCAAAAGAGAAACGGTTGCGTGTAGAGGAGCTTCTGAACACTGTCGGTCTGGATCGTAGCTGGATTCATCGTTACCCGCATGAATTCTCAGGTGGACAAAGGCAACGTATTGGGATCGCAAGAGCCATTGCCCTTCACCCGAAGTTTATTCTTGCAGATGAAGCTGTCTCGGCACTCGATGTGTCTGTTCAATCTCAGATTGTGAACCTAATGCAGGATTTGCAACGCAGGTTAGATCTGACCTATCTATTCATTGCACATGGGCTCAATATTGTTCGCCATATATCGGATCGAATAGGTGTGATGTATCTAGGCAAATTGGTTGAGATTGCACCCAGTGAGGAGTTGTTTCTACACCCTGCGCATCACTATACGAAGGCGCTCATTACATCTATTCCAATCCCTGATCCTACTCGTAAAAGAGAGGCTATTGCCATCCAAGGCGAGATTCCGTCACCGGCCAATCCGCCATCAGGTTGCCATTTCCATACGCGTTGCCCTGCGGCAACGGCAAGGTGTCGAGAAGAACAGCCTGTGTTGAAGCAAGTTGGAAAGGACCATTTTACAGCCTGTCATTTCCCCGCCTTTTGA
- a CDS encoding GNAT family N-acetyltransferase, whose translation MGEIYRLATSEDVEELLDVTLRAYAPIRELGIKFSAATANVELVTSNITNNDCYVLEVDGKIVAMLTVAEFAEIKKVTEHPFIWWFAVDPTHKGKGVGTRLLNWVETTIIRDKMKAAAVTLATAERHPWLVPMYERKGYERFYEVDHGQGNGNIVYLRKIVNLELYEAR comes from the coding sequence ATGGGTGAAATTTATCGTTTGGCCACAAGCGAGGACGTGGAGGAATTACTGGATGTAACGCTCCGGGCGTATGCTCCGATACGGGAGCTAGGTATCAAATTTTCAGCGGCTACGGCTAATGTTGAACTCGTGACCAGTAATATTACGAATAACGATTGTTACGTGCTTGAAGTAGATGGGAAGATAGTGGCTATGCTTACTGTTGCTGAGTTTGCTGAAATAAAGAAGGTTACAGAGCATCCGTTTATCTGGTGGTTCGCGGTAGATCCAACGCATAAAGGAAAAGGTGTAGGAACGAGGCTGCTGAACTGGGTGGAGACGACAATTATACGCGATAAAATGAAGGCAGCAGCAGTAACGCTTGCTACAGCAGAGCGACATCCGTGGTTAGTTCCGATGTATGAACGTAAAGGCTATGAGCGTTTCTATGAAGTGGATCATGGGCAAGGGAATGGGAATATCGTGTACTTGCGCAAAATCGTGAATCTAGAATTATATGAAGCCAGGTAA
- a CDS encoding LysR family transcriptional regulator, which yields MNIENLEAFVYVIHYGSFNKAADMLFLSQPSVTARIQSLERELDCKLFDRCGRQVQLTDKGKQFLPYAQQILQTYQKGKMQLQKQKALPNELRIGCTISVSNYVIPNLLPRMKLLYPDIIFKLSVGITDDIVNKTLNKELDIGFVRNISHPNLQSAKLYTDPITLYVYEGHPFISNEQVSIEDIMQEALVFFECGALDWMQLHRVFENLDYPPNIEFMTDNLETAKKLVLNKAGICFLPSRCVSEEVAEQKLFPIYFREVSNISLQTNLVTLHGENTVIYNTMLKIGKEILSGGHSTDLEKKVHV from the coding sequence ATGAATATTGAGAACTTGGAGGCCTTTGTGTACGTTATTCATTACGGTAGTTTCAATAAAGCAGCAGATATGTTATTTCTATCTCAGCCTTCGGTAACTGCTCGTATACAATCACTTGAACGTGAGTTGGATTGTAAGTTATTTGACCGTTGTGGAAGACAGGTTCAATTAACAGACAAGGGAAAACAGTTCTTACCCTACGCTCAGCAGATTCTACAAACGTACCAAAAGGGAAAAATGCAGCTTCAAAAGCAAAAAGCACTTCCCAATGAATTACGAATTGGCTGCACCATTTCAGTATCTAACTATGTAATCCCAAATCTACTTCCACGTATGAAGCTACTATATCCAGATATTATTTTTAAGCTTAGTGTAGGAATTACAGATGATATTGTGAATAAGACCCTTAACAAGGAGCTGGATATTGGGTTTGTTCGAAATATATCTCATCCGAACCTTCAATCCGCTAAGCTCTATACAGATCCTATTACGTTATATGTATACGAGGGACATCCTTTTATTAGTAATGAGCAGGTATCAATTGAAGATATTATGCAGGAAGCTTTAGTATTCTTTGAATGTGGTGCACTCGATTGGATGCAGCTACATCGTGTATTTGAGAATTTAGATTACCCTCCCAATATTGAGTTTATGACAGATAATTTAGAGACAGCAAAGAAGCTAGTTCTCAATAAGGCAGGAATTTGCTTTTTACCGAGTCGGTGCGTAAGTGAGGAAGTGGCTGAGCAGAAGTTGTTCCCGATCTATTTTCGTGAAGTGTCTAATATTTCTTTACAGACGAATCTGGTTACGCTCCACGGAGAGAATACAGTAATCTATAATACGATGCTCAAGATAGGTAAGGAAATATTATCAGGTGGCCACAGCACAGACTTAGAGAAAAAGGTACATGTGTAG
- a CDS encoding ABC transporter permease yields MVKPMIVRFCTSLFVILGSLILVFCILYLLPGDPVLNMLDPSMATPEMIADLRHQLGLDQPFYAQFATYFSKIIQGDFGNSIVNSEPVLPKIVKHFPATLLLTVASSIIAVIVGVLLGVLSAIHRNRWIDIVARMVGLFGISMPTFWTGILLILIFSIQLGWFPAMGSDGWKTIVLPALTLGIVGAGFIVRMVRNSMLEVINEPFIVTLRSKGLSEKAIMYQHALRNALIPAITMIGMLIGEMLAGAVVIETVFSRQGIGRIIADAIMAKDLPVVQGVVFFSAIIYVIVNLLVDISYSFIDPRVRRSH; encoded by the coding sequence ATGGTGAAGCCCATGATCGTACGGTTCTGTACTTCCTTGTTCGTCATATTAGGATCGTTAATTCTGGTGTTCTGCATCCTTTACTTGCTTCCCGGTGATCCGGTTCTTAACATGCTTGATCCTTCTATGGCTACTCCTGAAATGATCGCAGATTTACGTCATCAGCTTGGACTCGATCAACCCTTCTATGCTCAATTTGCTACCTATTTCAGTAAGATCATTCAGGGTGACTTTGGAAACTCGATTGTCAATTCAGAGCCCGTTCTACCTAAAATAGTGAAGCATTTCCCGGCTACATTGTTGCTTACCGTGGCTAGTTCCATTATTGCGGTTATTGTAGGTGTGTTACTTGGGGTATTATCAGCGATACACCGTAATCGCTGGATTGATATTGTAGCTAGAATGGTGGGCTTGTTCGGCATCTCTATGCCTACATTTTGGACGGGGATTTTGCTTATTCTCATTTTCTCTATCCAGTTGGGGTGGTTTCCGGCGATGGGATCAGATGGGTGGAAGACGATAGTTCTTCCCGCGCTAACACTAGGGATCGTAGGAGCAGGATTCATCGTCCGTATGGTTCGGAATAGCATGCTCGAAGTGATTAACGAGCCGTTCATTGTAACCTTACGTTCCAAAGGATTATCAGAAAAAGCAATTATGTACCAACATGCGCTCCGAAATGCGCTTATTCCAGCAATCACGATGATTGGCATGCTCATTGGGGAGATGTTGGCAGGTGCAGTCGTTATTGAGACGGTGTTCTCTAGACAAGGAATAGGTCGAATTATCGCGGATGCGATTATGGCAAAGGATTTACCTGTAGTACAAGGGGTTGTATTCTTTTCAGCTATTATTTACGTCATCGTCAATCTGCTCGTGGACATTTCATATTCTTTCATTGATCCAAGGGTGAGACGTTCACATTAA
- a CDS encoding amino acid ABC transporter permease has protein sequence MQIDPSFILTALISLLKALPTTLIITIVSVTNGFIIGSMVALIRVYKVPVLYPLASAYVLFIRGTPMLMHLLLIYFGLPKLIDGLSGAWGLGFQSNTIPLIIFVYISFSLTAGAYMSEVIRSGILAVNRGQMEAAYSIGMTTAQALRRIVLPQALAVCLPNLSNNLIGMLHGSTLAFTISVVEINAQAQIVAATNWKFLESYIAAALIFWGMTFLIERGTGMLEKRINTYNRGGVA, from the coding sequence GTGCAGATTGATCCATCGTTTATTCTAACGGCCTTGATAAGTTTGTTAAAAGCACTTCCTACAACGTTAATCATCACGATCGTTTCGGTTACAAATGGCTTTATTATTGGCTCTATGGTTGCTCTAATTCGAGTATATAAGGTGCCGGTGTTGTATCCTTTGGCCTCTGCGTACGTTTTGTTCATTCGTGGAACGCCCATGTTGATGCATTTACTCCTTATTTATTTTGGGCTTCCGAAGCTTATAGATGGTTTATCGGGAGCTTGGGGTTTAGGATTTCAATCGAATACAATTCCTTTAATCATATTTGTGTATATTTCATTTTCTCTAACGGCGGGTGCCTATATGTCGGAGGTCATCAGGTCAGGAATATTGGCGGTTAATCGTGGACAGATGGAAGCTGCCTATTCGATTGGGATGACGACTGCGCAAGCCTTGCGGAGAATTGTGCTTCCGCAAGCGTTGGCAGTTTGTCTACCCAACCTATCGAATAACCTTATCGGTATGCTACATGGTTCGACGCTGGCTTTTACTATTTCTGTTGTTGAGATTAACGCACAAGCTCAGATCGTGGCAGCGACCAACTGGAAGTTCCTAGAGTCCTATATTGCAGCAGCGTTGATCTTCTGGGGAATGACCTTTCTAATTGAGAGAGGAACGGGGATGCTGGAGAAACGGATCAATACTTATAATCGAGGTGGTGTAGCGTGA
- a CDS encoding ABC transporter substrate-binding protein, which produces MPKTSTGWMKHIALFAALIMLITGCGVGSTNSVDAGEAGTQAQGATGTSGELSQGGELSFALATSPDTLDPHRSGLAVSVRVIRTIYDSLVVQLPDHTIGPWLATEWTVSPDGKSYTFKLREDVKFQDGTPFNAEAVKYNFDRIINPVTKANNSVALLKPYISSEIIDEYTVKLNLETPSEAFLGNLGQALLGIVSPTAAKKDGDQLGKQPVGTGPFKFVKWDENAEISVERNPDYKWGPAIVDNKGAVNLDKIVFKIVPEEATRIGSVQSGQVLAAETVPPQNILSLKSDPNFQLLQANTVGLPYTLFFNERRAPWNEVKARQAVQLAVDVDVIVKTLYLGTYERAWSPLSPGIFGYDESLENGVKPDQNKANQLLDEIGWVRGADGIREKDGKKLTLHYVDGSPNREKRNDIAAMIQQQLKPIGIDVDVEITKDIATVIYTNGVYDLYGNSQVNSDPNALYSIYHSSDPNVVQLSLPGLADPELDKLLEQGTLEADSTKRLEIYKKVQHYIIDQAVILPIYVFPYTVAAANSVEGVKFDTLGYPLFNDVSIKK; this is translated from the coding sequence ATGCCGAAAACTTCGACAGGTTGGATGAAGCACATTGCACTATTCGCAGCTCTGATTATGTTGATAACAGGTTGTGGAGTGGGAAGCACGAATAGTGTTGATGCAGGCGAAGCAGGAACACAGGCACAAGGTGCAACGGGAACAAGCGGGGAGCTAAGTCAAGGAGGAGAATTAAGCTTTGCGCTGGCAACTTCTCCAGACACCCTTGATCCACACAGAAGTGGCCTTGCTGTATCGGTTAGAGTCATAAGAACAATATATGATAGTCTCGTTGTTCAATTGCCAGACCATACGATTGGACCGTGGCTTGCTACAGAGTGGACGGTTTCCCCTGATGGCAAGAGTTATACGTTCAAGCTTCGTGAAGATGTGAAGTTCCAAGATGGGACACCTTTTAATGCCGAAGCTGTTAAATATAATTTCGATCGTATTATTAACCCTGTGACGAAGGCAAACAATTCAGTAGCTTTACTTAAACCCTATATTTCCTCGGAAATCATTGATGAATATACCGTTAAATTAAATCTGGAGACACCCTCTGAGGCCTTTCTAGGAAATCTCGGCCAAGCATTGCTTGGTATCGTTTCTCCTACAGCCGCCAAGAAAGATGGGGATCAATTGGGGAAGCAGCCTGTAGGTACAGGACCTTTCAAATTCGTGAAATGGGATGAGAATGCGGAGATTAGCGTCGAGAGGAATCCCGATTATAAGTGGGGTCCTGCGATTGTTGATAACAAAGGTGCGGTTAATCTAGATAAAATTGTTTTCAAAATCGTACCAGAGGAAGCTACTCGGATCGGGAGTGTACAGAGCGGACAGGTGCTTGCTGCCGAAACTGTACCTCCACAGAATATCCTCTCACTCAAGAGCGATCCTAATTTTCAATTACTACAAGCAAATACGGTGGGATTGCCGTATACACTCTTTTTTAACGAGAGACGGGCGCCGTGGAATGAAGTGAAAGCTAGACAGGCGGTACAACTTGCGGTTGATGTTGATGTCATTGTGAAGACCTTGTACTTAGGTACGTATGAGAGAGCATGGTCACCCCTATCACCCGGTATTTTTGGTTATGACGAGTCACTTGAGAATGGTGTGAAGCCAGATCAGAATAAAGCCAATCAACTACTAGACGAGATTGGTTGGGTTCGCGGAGCAGATGGTATTCGTGAAAAAGATGGCAAAAAGCTGACGCTCCATTATGTTGATGGCTCACCTAACCGCGAGAAAAGAAATGATATTGCTGCAATGATCCAACAGCAGCTGAAGCCCATCGGAATTGATGTAGATGTAGAAATCACGAAAGATATTGCCACTGTAATATACACGAACGGGGTTTATGATCTGTACGGAAATAGTCAAGTGAACTCTGACCCGAATGCGCTATATTCAATCTATCATTCTAGTGATCCTAATGTAGTTCAACTTAGTCTGCCTGGTCTTGCAGATCCAGAGCTGGATAAGTTGTTAGAACAAGGAACGTTGGAGGCAGATTCAACGAAGCGTCTTGAAATTTATAAAAAAGTGCAACATTACATTATTGATCAGGCTGTTATTCTCCCAATCTATGTATTTCCTTATACGGTTGCAGCAGCTAATTCTGTTGAGGGTGTGAAATTCGATACCTTAGGTTACCCACTATTTAATGATGTTTCTATTAAGAAATAA
- a CDS encoding ABC transporter permease has protein sequence MKEVISSKVVWQRKRLRLPTSFSQKRLTVSELFVVGATLMVAFIVICAIVPGWIAPHLPTEMLTDQLLQAPSVAHLFGTDYFGRDIFSVVVYGSRDSLFIGFASVFVGGLAGGLIGVISGYVGGVVDTILMRLIDVLMTIPGILLALAIAASLGPSLFNIILAVAISSIPGYARVMRGQMMSIKNRPFITASRSIGSSSMQILWRHVLPNSLSPLLVMATLGIGSSILMGSGLSFLGLGIIKEIPDWGTLLSQGRGYLTAAWWMCTFPGLVITLFVISVNIIGDHVRDALDPKKRTA, from the coding sequence ATGAAAGAGGTCATTTCATCAAAAGTCGTCTGGCAGAGGAAGAGACTGCGCTTACCGACTTCTTTTTCACAGAAGCGACTTACTGTATCTGAGCTGTTCGTAGTGGGAGCTACGCTAATGGTGGCATTTATCGTTATCTGTGCGATTGTTCCAGGTTGGATTGCACCCCACTTACCTACTGAGATGCTTACAGACCAACTATTACAAGCGCCGAGTGTAGCTCATCTATTCGGCACCGACTATTTTGGAAGGGATATATTTAGTGTGGTCGTGTATGGCAGTCGAGACTCGTTATTCATCGGCTTCGCATCCGTATTCGTGGGCGGTCTTGCTGGAGGATTGATTGGAGTCATATCAGGTTATGTAGGTGGGGTTGTAGATACCATTCTCATGCGGCTTATTGATGTTCTGATGACGATTCCAGGTATTCTACTAGCACTTGCCATTGCGGCCTCTCTAGGCCCTAGCTTGTTTAATATTATTCTAGCTGTGGCCATATCCTCTATCCCGGGATATGCGAGAGTGATGAGAGGACAAATGATGAGTATCAAGAATCGACCATTTATTACGGCTTCGCGTTCTATTGGTAGCTCAAGCATGCAAATATTATGGAGACATGTTCTTCCTAATTCATTGTCACCTCTTTTAGTTATGGCTACTTTGGGTATTGGTTCTTCTATTCTGATGGGATCGGGTCTTAGCTTTCTGGGACTTGGCATAATCAAGGAAATTCCAGATTGGGGAACGCTACTGTCCCAAGGAAGAGGTTATTTAACGGCTGCTTGGTGGATGTGTACTTTCCCGGGACTTGTCATCACGTTGTTCGTTATTTCTGTGAATATTATTGGAGATCATGTTCGAGATGCATTAGATCCGAAGAAACGTACAGCATAA
- a CDS encoding amino acid ABC transporter permease — MGRKFDISYVLDFLPKLLSYLHITLFIVASSIMLGIVIGFLVALPRLYNVPVLKRISQVYVSFFRGTPILIQLFLIYYGLPELLKLVHIDTSRADVLIFVILTYALHSGAFISEAIRAAVNAVDRGQVEAAYSVGMSGYKAFTRIVLPQALAISIPILANLVIANLKDTSLAFTLGAMEMTGKSQTLGLATQHFIETYIALSFIYFVISTALERLFFYMEKRLLRHDRQDVDTKQSWRVLGGLRRRLVPRIEKGGVIHRAD; from the coding sequence GTGGGAAGAAAATTTGATATTAGCTATGTATTGGATTTCCTACCCAAACTATTGTCTTATCTGCATATTACCCTGTTCATTGTAGCCAGCTCCATCATGCTTGGGATCGTCATTGGATTTCTGGTGGCGTTACCTAGGTTATACAATGTACCGGTATTGAAGAGAATCTCGCAAGTCTATGTATCTTTTTTTCGCGGAACTCCAATTCTGATTCAATTATTTCTAATCTATTATGGTTTACCGGAATTGTTGAAGCTGGTACACATAGATACTTCGAGGGCAGATGTGCTCATATTCGTTATCTTAACCTATGCGCTACATAGCGGAGCCTTTATTTCCGAAGCTATACGAGCAGCAGTAAATGCCGTTGATCGGGGTCAGGTAGAAGCAGCATATTCAGTTGGAATGAGTGGTTATAAGGCATTCACGAGAATCGTACTCCCGCAGGCACTAGCGATATCTATACCTATTCTAGCTAATTTGGTCATTGCCAATCTGAAGGATACCTCCCTTGCATTTACGCTAGGAGCCATGGAGATGACGGGTAAATCTCAGACACTTGGTCTAGCGACACAGCATTTTATAGAGACTTACATTGCTTTATCATTTATCTATTTCGTTATAAGTACAGCGCTCGAAAGATTATTCTTCTATATGGAGAAAAGGTTGCTAAGACATGACCGACAGGATGTGGATACAAAACAATCATGGAGAGTGTTAGGTGGATTGCGGAGGAGGTTAGTGCCACGAATCGAGAAGGGTGGGGTGATCCATCGTGCAGATTGA